The Sphingopyxis fribergensis DNA segment CAGGCCGATCGAATGATCAGCAATGCGCGGGCCGCCACCATCCAGGCGCGGGCCCAGGCACCGGCGCCGCTCCCGCAAGCGGGCGTCGCCGCCGATGGCACCCAGACCGTCACCTATGTTTCGCCTGTCGTGCGAGAGCAGATCGCGCAGCAGGTGCGCGCCGAGCTTGGCACCCAGGCCCAGGCCGAAGGCTGGGCCCGCCCCGGCGAGACGCCGGAATGGACGCGCCGCATCCAGCTTTACGGCGATGTGCGCGTGCGCGGCGAAGCGCGCCGCTATGACGACGCAAATGGCGACATCTTCTGGGACTATGATGCGATCAATGGCGGGCAGCCGCAGAACGTCAACGCCAGTTCGACCGGCTATATCGATGCGCCGTTCCTGAACACGCTGGAGGATCGCCAGCGCTTCCGCCTGCGCGCGCGTCTTGGCGTCAAGGCCCAGATCACCGACTGGATCACCGCCGATATCCGTCTCGCGACAGGCGCGAGCAGCTCGCCGGTCTCGACGAACCAGACGATGGGCGCCGACGGCAGCGGCAAATATCATCTCTGGCTCGACCGCGCGTCGATCCGCCTCGCGCCGACCGAGAATGTCGCGCTGGAGTTCGGCCGTTTCGCCAATCCGCTGTGGATGTCGGATCTCGTCTTCGACAACGACATGAATTTCGACGGCGTCGCGATCTCCGGCCAGGGCGCTGTTGCGGATGGCGTGCGTCTGTTCGGTACGCTCGGCGCCTTCCCGGTGTTCAACACCGATCTCAACTTCGGCACCCGCAATGCGCCGACAATCATCGACCCGGAAACGGGCGGCGAGATCGGCACTGGACGGCCGTTCAAGAGCGAGGATCGCTATCTGTTCGCGACGCAGGCAGGGGTCGAGTTCAATCCGACCGAGCAGATCAATGTGAAACTTGCCGGCGGATATTATCATTTCGACAATATTGCCGGGCGTCTGTCCGAGCCCTGCTACTGGACCGAGCTGGTCTGTTCGACCGACGCCCTGCGTCCGGCCTTCCAGCAGCACGGCAATACGATGATGGCGCTGCGCGATCCGCTTTATATCGGCTCGCCCAATCCCGAACTGGAGCCGGATAATCAATATTTCGGGCTCGCCTCGAAGTTCGAGCTGCTCCACATCCGCGCCCAGGCCGAATACCGGGCCAATGAACGCTTCGGCGTCCGGCTCGAAGGCGATTTCGTCAAGAATCTCGGCTGGGACCGTGATGCGATCTCCGCCATCGCTTGGAACAATCTCGGCCCCAATGGCGACACCTATAATGGTCGCTACGATGGCGGCGATGCCGGCTGGCAGGCCCGCCTGACCGTTGGATCGGTGATGAACCTCAATCTCGCCGGCGACTGGCAGGCAAAGCGCGGCGACTGGAACGCCTGGGTCGCCTATCGGCGCCTCGAAAGCGATGCGGTGGTCGACGCCTTCGCAGACAGCGATTTCCACATCGGCGGCACCAACAATCGCGGCTGGCAGATCGGCGGCAATTACGCAATCGCCAGGAACACCATCCTCGGCTTCCGCTGGCTGTCGGCGGAAGAAATCGCCTCGGCGCCGTTCAGCGTCGATCGCGGCTTCATCGACCTTATGACGCGGTTCTGAGGCCCGGATAGGCCCATGTCCACGTCAACGCTCCTGATTGTCTCGGCCGCGCTGCGCTCCCACGGCGCCGGCGATCGCAATCGTCCGGTTCCGTCCGGCCCCCTCAACGGGCGGAGCCGGGCGTTGACACATCTTATCCAGATCTCCGGCGCCGCTACTCGCCTGATCCGGTCCGGTTCCCCCAAAGACGGACAGGACCAGGTTGCGGTGCAGGAGGCCGTCACGGACCGGCTATGCCAACGGCCGGCCCGTGCGGCGGGAGCGGCGCTGGCCATCGGTCAGCGCCCGCTCACCCTTTTCCCGAACCCGCGCGCTGGTTCACGCCAGTTCCTGCGCCGCGCGGCGACGGCGGGCTCGCCCGACACCCTCTTCATCGGGCGAGCCTCGCTTGCGCTGGCGTCTTTCGCCACACTGTTCTTCGCCGGCAGCGCCCTTGCCCAGACAGCCGAGACGAGCGCGGAAGCGCCGCCGCTTGTGATCGAACTCGATCCGGCCGAAGTGCGCGCGCCTGCGCCGCAGCGCATCGGCGGCTCCGGCCCGCAGCCCTGTGTGATCGTCGATATCGCGGGCACGCGCGCCGGGCATCTCGACTGCGCGACGGGCCATCTTCAGGAGGCGGCGCGCGCCGCCCAGGCCGAAAGCCGCGTCGGTCTCGAAGCGCCGACGCCGGGCGCCGGATCGCCCGACGTCCAGCTCGGCGTCGCCCATCAGGCAGCGACCCGCCTGCGCATGGGCGATGCGCTCGGCCGGTCGGTCCACCCGGAGCGCCCGAACAGCCGTCCGCCCTCGACCCGGGGGCCGCGCTGATGACCCGCACCATTCTCGCCGAGGAGCTTGGCCGCACCGTCCCTTGGGTGCTGGCCTTCCTTCTCGCCGCCTTCCTGCTCGGTGAAGGCCCGTCCGGCGCGGCCATCCCGACCTCTCACGACATTCAAGAACATGCGGCCGCCACGCCTGCCGCAACGATGCTGGAGCCAAAACAATGACGAACACCAACCACTCGCTTCGCACGCGTCTGCTCATCGGCGCTTCGATCGGCTCCCTTCTGCTTGCCGGTGCCGCCGAGGCGCAATCGAACCGCATCGGCCAGGGTCGTGGCGGCGGCAATCCGGCGGCGGCCGCCGCCCGCGTCGCGCAGGCCGAAGCGCAGCGCGTGACCGAGCGCAACAGCGCCACCCAACGCGCGGTCGAGGCCATGCGCCGCGCGGCGCAGAACCGCGCCCAGATGAACGACGCGCAGGTGCAGGCGCGCATCGCCGCGCAGAACGCCATCAACAATATTCCCAACGGCATCGGTCAGGGCGGGCTTCAGCAGGCGCCCGGCATCGAGATCGATCCCAATCTCTGGCAAGGCGCCAATGGTCCGATAGAGAGCGCCGGCAAGGACGGGCGCACGACGGTCACGGTCGATCAGGACCAGCAGCGCGCCATTCTGACCTGGGACAGCTTCAACATCGGCCGCGAGACCGATCTGGTGTTCAACCAGGCCTATGGCGCCGACGCGGTCGTGCTCAACCGCGTGCGTGATGCTTCGCCCTCGCAGATCCACGGCACGCTCACCGCCCCCGGCACGGTGCTGATCCTCAACCAGAATGGTGTGCTGTTCGGCGGCACGTCCGTGGTCAATGTTCGCAATCTGATTGCCTCATCGGCCAATATTCTCGACAGCGATTTCCTCAACGCCAATCGCGGTATCTATTCGCAGCTATCCGGCGCCAACTATCTGCCGAGCTTCACCGACGCTGGCGGCGCGATCACGGTTGCGGCCGGGGCGCAGATCACTACCCATGCGCCCGCCAGCGCTACGCAGGGCGGCGGCTATGTGATGCTCATGGGGACCGAGGTCACCAATGAAGGCAGCATCGTCACCGCAAAGGGCCAGACGCTGCTGTCGGCGGGCGATGACTTCATCATCCGCAAGGGGTTCGGCACCGAAGAGAACCAATATTCGACGACGCGCGGCAATGAGGTGCGCGGGCTGATCGATGAAGACTCCGACAGCGGCACGGTGATCAACCGCGGCCTGATCGAAGCCGCCCAGGGCGACATCACGCTGGCTGGCCGCACGATCCGGCAAGAAGGCGTGCTCGTCGCCACCACTGGCGTCAATCAGCGCGGCACGATCCACCTGCTGAACAGTGCGACCGATGCCGAAGGTTCGGTGACGCTCGCCAGCGGTTGGGAATCGAGCGACGTCAACGGCAAGGTCGTCGGGTCCGGCCAAGGCCTGACGATCATCCTGCCCGAACTGGATAGTGAGGATACCGCGCTCAACGGCCAGCGGGATTCGCTGATCGAGCAGAGCGAGAAAGCCAACCTCAATCGCTACACAACCACCAGCGGCGGGTTCAACGACCGCTCATTGCTGGCCGATCGGCTCGACCAGTCGCGCATCGAAATCGTGACCGGCGGCGACGTCGTCTTCGAAGGTGGATCGCAGACCAGCGCCCAGGGCGGTCAGGTCGCGGTGCAGGCGGCCGGACGCATCACCACCGAGGATGGTTCGCTGATCGACGTCTCGGGCGTTCAGGGCATCGCCCTCGACATGGAGTCCAACTCCATCCTGGTGAACATCCAGGGCAATGAGCTGCGCGATTCCCCGCAGAACCGCGAGAACGCCAATCTTCGCAGCAACGACGTCTGGGTCGATGTGCGCGATCTCATTCTGCTGCCGGACGGCACCGGCGGCTATGATGGTGATCGCTGGTACACCAAGGGCGGCCTGCTCGAGGTTGGCGGCCATCTCAAGAACATGGCGCATGGTATCGGTGAATGGGCGGCGATCGGCGGCACGATCACGCTGGCGGCCAATGAAGTGGTGGCGCAGCACGGCGCGACCTTCGACATCTCCGGCGGCAGTCTCGACTATCAAGCCGGTTGGGTGCTTTCGACCCGTGTGCTCGGTGCGGATGGCAAGCTTTATGATCTCGCCAATGCGCCGGCGGGCATGAAGATGGTCGCCTGGGGCGACGCCTTCGTGCGCGAGCATTCGCGCTGGGGCGAGCAATATGCCCAGGTCTGGTCGCACCCGATCTCCGGGGCGCGTAGCGTTCGCCGCTGGAGCGACGGCTATACGGTCGGGCGCGACGCCGGACAGCTTATTCTCTCGACGCCGACCGCCATCATGGAAGGCGATATCATCGCCGCGGTTATCGAGGGTGAGCGGCAGGTCAATGCCCGAGCCGATGGCATCACCGATGGCTATGATGTGGCGCAGCATACCCGCGCGCAGCCGGGGTCGCTGGCTTTAGGGCGCTATGACCTGTTGGTGAGTAACACCAACCCCTATTCAGTGGAGGTGAAGATCGCGGATGTTGCGAGCATCGCTAAGCATCTCGCGACGGGGGACGCACTGCCTGAAGAGCGGAACGGCACCGCCTGGCTCGACGCAGGCCTGCTCAATCAGGCTGGTCTCGGCGGTCTCAACATCGAAACAACCGGCGTGATCGCCATCGACAATCCCCTGACACTGGCCGATGGCGGGGCGCTAAAGCTGGTTGCGCCAACGATTGACTTCAATGCGGACGTCACCGCCCATAGTGGCTCGATCAATGCGACCAACCGGGCAAGCAATCACTATGGAAGCAGCGCACAGGTTCTCCTGGATGGGAATGGGGGCTCGCTTATCGCGGTCGGTGAAGGCGTAACGCTCGATCTCACCGGCCTGTGGGTCAATACCGCCCTCAATGCTTCCGACACTGGAAAGCTGGGTTATCTCGATGGCGGCAAAGTCACCCTGGCCTCTACCCATGATCTGACTCTGGCGGAAGGCAGCCTGATAGATGTTTCATCTGGTGGAGCGATCCTCGCCCAGAATGATACAAGGGGCGGAGCCGGCGGTGACGTTTCGCTCGTTGCGGATGGCTATAATGCTATTGTTGCGCCGGATGGCGCGCTCCTGCTCGACGGGGAAATACGTGGCGTCGGCGTGCTGGGGGGCGGCACGCTACATCTCGAAACCGGCAAGACGTTCACTGTTGGCGCGGCCGATGAACAGGGCGGCACACAGGTCGATACTGCGATCTTTCAGACCGGTTTCGCTAGTTACGAGTTAGTCGGACGCAAGGGCGTGACAGTAGCCGATGGCACGGATCTGTCCGTAGTCATGCCGGTGTTGCTTTTTGGCGAATTCGCGCCGGATGCGGCTACCGGCGCGCCGCTGTCCGAAGCGCTCGACCTTTGGACGCCACCCACCTATTTGGAAAATCCGGTAGATGGCGTTTTGACCCGGCGGGGGGGAGCAAGCCTGACTATCTCCGCCACGCTGGGAGCGCCGGCTGGAAGCGATGAGGCTATTGGCGGAATTCGCATTGGTCGCCAAGCTGCGATAAATGTCGATCCTGGCCAATCCATCACGTTGCTAGGCAAAGATATTGAGGTCGATGGCGGCCTTCACGCTTGGGGCGGCAATGTTACGCTGGATGTTCCTCGCCTGGCGACAGCCGTTTCTGCGGGCTACGGATCTCCCGACCCGGGCCTGATCCGTATCGGCAGCGAAGCTGTGATCGATGTCGCCGCCCGCTCTGCTACCGCCGTGGACAGGCTGGGGCGCCGTTACGGCATTGTTGCGGATGGGGGAACGATCGCGCTCGGCGGCGACCTTGATTGGGAGGACACCGGTTCGGCCAAGGCTGCGGATGCGTTCATCGTCATCGAAACTGGCGCGCTACTCGATGCCTCCGGTACGCGGGCGACACTCGACCTTCCTTCTACGATGGGTATGCCCTCGATCACGACGCAGGTTGTCAGCGACGGCGGTACGATTGTCGCCAAATCCAATGTCGGGCTCTACCTGGACGGCACGGTGAAGGCCGAGGCTGGCGGCCAGGGCGCTGCAGGCGGCACGCTCGGCCTTGCGCTGGAATCGGCGGGCTACCGTGTCGGCGAAGCGCCTCCAGACCTGCTGCGGCCGCGTGAATTCCTACTGTCGCAGGAACAGAGCGAGAGCCTGCTTCCTGAAGGTTTCGGCGTGAAAGGAGACCAGGACGGCCTTGTCGCGGGCACCGGATATCTCGGCGCCGACAGGATCGAGGCTGGCGGTTTCGACAATGTCTCGCTGTTGGTGAACGGCGCGCTGTCGTTTGACGGCAGCGTCGCACTCTCGTTGGGCCAGAGCGCTCGTTTTTATGCGGGCACATATGCGCTGACGGACGCCGCCGCAGAGGATAGCCGGGTATCCATTGCGACTCCTTACCTGCGCCTGGCCGGCACGACGCGCATAGGTCCTGAGCATTATGAGATGCCTTCGCTTCACTGGGGCGACGGCATATCGCAGGCGCCAACGAACGCGCTGTTCTCGGTCGTAGCCGATATGATCGATGTGCGCGATCGGGTAGGCTTCGGCGCCCGCACTGCCGATCAATCGACCGGTGAGATATTGGATCGGCGCGGCTTCGCGCAGATCGATCTCACCAGCCGCGGCGACCTGCGGATGCTTGCAGGCACGCCGGGGCGCGGATTGCCGACCAATGCCACTACGGAACTGTCTTCCTCGGGCGACATTACCCTCACAGCAGCGCAAATATATCCGGCAACGGGTGTCGGCGGCAGAATCATGAGTGGCTATCAGGGAGAGGGTGAGGCTTTTCGGGCAGGTAGCAGTTTAACGATCCTCCGCTACGACGACAGTATTGCCGAAATGCCCTATTCCGCTTTTGGCATGCTAGCCTTGGGTGCCGAAACCATCAATCAGGGCGGCGTGGTGCGCGCGCCCTTCGGATTGATTACGATCGGTTCGACCTTCAACAGACAAGTCACGTCCTTGGTCAACCTGCTTCCAGGCAGTGAGACCTCGATCAGTGCCGCCGGACTGACGATGCCTTATGGCGGAACTGTCGACGGCATCGAATATGACTACAATGGTTCGCCCGTTGCACTCACCGCCATCAGCGGTACGGACTGGGGTCATGGCCTCGAAGTGAAGGCCGCTCGTCTCGATGTGCAAAGCGGAGCGCTGCTCGATCTTTCGGGCGGTGGGGATCTTGCCGGCGCCGGCTTCATGAGCGGACGGGGCGGATCGGTGGATATCCTCAAGACCGCGCTGATCAATGCCAACCCAGGCTATGGCGCGAGCGCGAGTGGCAATGCCGTTTACGCGATAGTTCCTTCAAGCAGTTCTTCCTACGCTCCCGTCGCGCCCGATGCTGGGTATGGGAATCCGGTGGTTGGGCAACAGATCACAATCCTTGAGAGCGTACCCGGTCTCGCTGCCGGCACATACACGCTGATGCCATCCAGTTACGCGCTGCTGCCAGGCGCCTTCCGTGTCGAGATCGGTGCGGGAATGACCAGCGGCTATGCGGGCGTCAATGCGATCGGCAACGGCTCTTATCTGACGCAGGGTACACTCGGCATCGCCAATACCGCGATACGGGATACCCTGCCTACACGGGTGACATTGACTTCCGCGGACGCTGTACGCGCGCATTCCGGCTACAACGAGATGGGCTACAACGCCTTCGTCGCGGCCGATGCCGCCCGACTGGGCATGCCGCGCGCGATGATGACTTCCGATGGCGGGACATTGGATCTTGCGTTCACCCGCGGCACCGACAGCGCGGACGGCTTGGCGCTGCGAGTGTTGGGCGACGTGAATCTTGCGGCTGCGAAGGATAGCGAAGGCTACGCTGGCGCGGTGCAGGTGCGTGGCATCGGCGAGGTCGTGGCGACCGGCGCGCAAGCATCGGCGGGGCTGGATTCCGCGTCGGTTGATGCGGGCGCGCTAAGTGCGCTCGAAGCGCCGCGCCTCATCCTCAATGCCACGCTGTCCAGCCTGTATGGCAAGAGCGGCCGCTACGTCACTGTGAATGGCGAGGGTTCGCTAACCATCCGCAGCGGCGCGGCGATCTCCGCCGCCGACATTATTATGGCCGGTTCAAAGTCCATGGGTAATGACGGGGGCACGTTGACGATCGAGGAAGGGGCCACTCTCAGCACCATTGGCATGGGTGAATCCAGCTATGATTCCGACGACGGCTATATTTTCAGCGGCCTCGGCGTGCTGGCCCTCTCCAACGGGTGGTTCAATCTGCTCCTTCAGGAAGAAAATCCCAATTCTCCCGATGGCCTCTACGTTAATGTTGGAGCATGCGTGACCGATGCTTGCGACCGGACGACGCAACTCCTGTCCGAAGGGACCATCGCTCTTGCGACCAATCGCGCGCTCACCATCGAGAAGAAGGTGGCATATGGTACGCGCAGGCTGGTACTGGGCGTATCCTCGGTAAATCTGGGAGAGAGTGCGGCGCTGGCGGCAGCCGAGGCAAGCGGACAGTTGCCGGATGGGCTGGAACTCAACCAGACCCGCCTTGCCGAGATCCTGGCGGGGAATAACGCGACGCACGCGCCGGCGGTCGAGATGCTGGAGCTCAATGCAACGAGAGCGGTCAATGTCTATGGCGCGGTTGACCTTGATGCCTCGTCGCTCGAACAACTCGTGTTCGGCACGCCTGCTATCTATGGTTATGGCGCCGATAGCGATGTCGCGACGATCCACGCGGGCGAATTCATCTGGACCGGCACGGACGGTGAGGCAGGCGCTCCGGTCGCCGGTCTGCTCGGTAAGGGCATGCTTGATATCCGGGCGAACTCGATCCTGTTCGGTCATGGGGCGAACACCCAATCTTCCACGGGTATCGATGAGCGGCTTGTGCTCGGCTTCGGGCAAGTCAACCTCACAGCAGCCGAGCGCATTGTCAGCAGCGGCAAAAGCATGCTTTCGGTCTATGAAACGCGCGGCGACTATGTGACCGGTAAGGGCTGGGATTATCAGGGCGGCAACCTTGTCGTCACTGCTCCTGTGCTGACCGGGGAAGCCGGATCGATGCTCACCGTGAGGGCAGGCGGCGACGTGAGCGTGATGGCGCCGGAGGGCGTGGCGGGTGAGGTCGCCAGCGATGCGCTGGGGGCGCAGCTGGCGATTTATGGTCGCAACCTTTCGATTGACAGCGCGGTGATCCTGCCATCGGGAAAGCTCACGCTGTCGGCAAGCGGCGACCTCGTGCTCGGCGACCTGGCTCGCATCGATCTTTCGGGTCGCGCGGTCGAGATGGTTGACGTCACGCAGTATAGTTGGGGCGGCGATCTTCTGATGGAAAGCACGGGCGGCAATATCTCTGCCAGCGCCGGTTCGATCATTGACCTGTCCGCCGTCAACAATCGCGCGGGCACGATAAGTGTCACCGCACTTGGCACAGGTGCCGGACATGTCGATCTGGCGAGTACGATTCTCGGTTCCGCTACGGGCAGGGCCGATGCCGGAGGCTCCGAAATCGCCTACAACGGAGCGGAGTTGGCGGTCCAGGCGCAGTCCCTTGCGGATTTCGGAGAGCTAAACACCCAGCTTAACGCAGGCGAGGTTTTCGGAGCAAGGCGCTTTCGCATCCGTCAAGGTGACCTCACCGTGGGTGACGGCGTGAAGGCGCAAGATGTTCAGATTGTGCTCGATGGTGGCAGCCTTACCATCGAGGGGACGATTGATGCCAGCGGTCAGGGGGTCGGCGCAATCCGTCTTGCGGCCATTGGCGATCTCGTCGTCAACGGCGCGCTCGATGCCCACGGCACGGGTCTTCGCGTAGATAGCTATGGTCAGATTATCGACAGCCCCAACCGCGCGGTTGTCGATCTCTCCAGCACGGCGGGTACGCTGGTCCTCGGCGACAGCGCGCGGATTGACCTGCGTGCCGGTACCGATGTGCCTGGCCAGAACGATGGCGCAGCACGGGGCTCGCTCGACTTGAACGCGCAGCGCACGGGAACGGACGACGTCGCAATAGACGTGGGCGGCATGGTAGACATCCAAGGCGCCAGGTCGATCGCCGTCAATGCCTTCCGCACTTATGACGATGCGCCGCTGGCCGATCTGCCGGACGTTTCCGGCGAACGGCCCCAGCTTGTCACCCAGGCTTATCTCGACCGGATTGACCTCGACAGCACCACCTTCATCGATTTGGCGTTGGGCAATGCAGCGCTTTCCGCTCGCCTGGCGGGGCTGGGACAATATCATCTCCGCCCTGGTGTTGAGATCGTGAGCAATGCAGCGGTCAATCCTTCAGGAACGCTGACGGTGCTCGGCGACCTCGATATGTCAGGCTATCGTTACGGACCGGAAGCCAACCGGATCGATCCGGCGCTGCGCGGTTTCGGCGAGCCGGGCGTACTGGCGCTGCGGGCCGCCGGCGACCTCAACATCCTGGGCAGCATCACTGACGGTTTCGCGCCACCCGCCGCCACGGCTGATGACGATGGATGGGTGCTCACGGAAACCAAAGGTCCTAACGGACTCGTCGGCGGCCTCACTCCCTTTGGTGGGGATATCATCATTCCGATCGACGGTGTCGTGCTGGATACGGGAACGACTTTCCCGCGGGAAGCGACGCTGAATTATGACGTGCCCGTTGGCGCTCTCACTCTTCCCGCCGGCACGGTGCTGCCGGTCGACGTGGCGCTGACTGGACAGCTCACGCTCGGCGCCGGATCTGCCCTATCCGCCAACATCTATAATACCGATGGATCGGTGGCTTATTCTGCGGGGATGGTGCTCGACAATATGGTGACGTTGACGCCGGGGATGAAGCTGGGCGCGGGCACTGCGCTCTCCAGCAGCGCAGCGGTGGATGCCTTGATCTGGCCCAAGGGCGTGCCCTTGCCGGTCGAAATGGTGACGAACGAACGGATCACTTTGGCACGTGGGGCCCTCATCCCGTCAATGACGGACGTTCAACTTGTCGATGATCTTGGTATCAACCTCCGTCCATCCGATCAGGGATTCATCAATCGCAATTGGGCCGTGGCCCCGATGCTGGCTTCGGGCACCAGCAGCTGGAGCTTCCAACTCGTTGCTGGGGCAGATGTCGCCTCGGCTGATCGCAAGGCGCTCGATCCGGCCTCGGTCGGGACGATTCGGCTGGCAGACACCCACTATAGCGGTACGCCGGCGCTCAGTAGCGCGGGCAGCGAGATACTCGTATGGGCAGAAGGTAACTGGCTGGGCTACGAACCGGGCACGCCGGTTTCGGAAGAGGAGGCATCATGGTGCGAGTATGACTCGACATTGTGCGCCATGCAGGAAGTCGGTGGCGAGATACTCGTCTGGGCGGACGGCAACTGGCTAGGCTATGAGCCCGGCACGCCGGTTTCGGAAGAGGAAGCGTCATGGTGCGAATATGATTCGACATTGTGCGCCGTGAAACAGACAGGCGGCGACCAGATTGTCTGGGCGCCTGACAACTGGCTGGGAATGCCTGCGGGCGAGCCCGTGTCAGAAGATGAACAAGCAGCCTGGTGCGCTCCCTTCCCTGATTTGTGCCTCGTTCAGGAAGGCGGTGGGCCGAAGGTTTGGACGGGGTATGATTATGTCGCGCCGGGTCTCAGCGTGATCCGAACGGGTACGGGCGATCTGTCGCTGACGGCGGCGGGGGACATCCGCATGTCCTCGCTCTATGGAATCTATACTGCCGGCACGGCGACCGATCCGGGCGATGGCTACGACCTTCAGCGTGGAACCTTGCCAACTGGCGTGGTGCTTGGCGGCGATACAGATTATTCGGCCACCCTTGCCAGTTATCATGCCTGGTATCCTGACGGTGGGGGCAATCTGGCGATCACGGCCGGCGGCGATCTAGTCGGTGATATCCTGGGTTTCCGCATGCTGGAGAACGGGCAGAGCTATCAATCGAGTGCGGTCGCCGGCAACTGGTTGTGGCGGCAGGGTTCGGGTGGCACCGTCACGGATGAAAAGATCCCGACGGCCTGGTGGATCAACTTCGGCACCTATGTTTCCTCGGCAAATGGCAGCAGCATTGCGAACCCGGCAATAACCGGCTTTACCGGCTTCGGCACGCTTGGCGGAGGCAATCTGACAGTTCGTATTGGCGGAGATGCGGGCCGCACGGCCAAGCGTGGCGGTGAAAACACTTCATTTAACTATGGTGATAGTCGTAGCGAAGGCCTTGTTCTGGCTGTTGGTTCGACCGGTCGT contains these protein-coding regions:
- a CDS encoding putative porin; translated protein: MMKVPGQTGRLKSLLLAASAGAALLGSPAFAQDDTGIDPRQLIEQMVAENIITREQADRMISNARAATIQARAQAPAPLPQAGVAADGTQTVTYVSPVVREQIAQQVRAELGTQAQAEGWARPGETPEWTRRIQLYGDVRVRGEARRYDDANGDIFWDYDAINGGQPQNVNASSTGYIDAPFLNTLEDRQRFRLRARLGVKAQITDWITADIRLATGASSSPVSTNQTMGADGSGKYHLWLDRASIRLAPTENVALEFGRFANPLWMSDLVFDNDMNFDGVAISGQGAVADGVRLFGTLGAFPVFNTDLNFGTRNAPTIIDPETGGEIGTGRPFKSEDRYLFATQAGVEFNPTEQINVKLAGGYYHFDNIAGRLSEPCYWTELVCSTDALRPAFQQHGNTMMALRDPLYIGSPNPELEPDNQYFGLASKFELLHIRAQAEYRANERFGVRLEGDFVKNLGWDRDAISAIAWNNLGPNGDTYNGRYDGGDAGWQARLTVGSVMNLNLAGDWQAKRGDWNAWVAYRRLESDAVVDAFADSDFHIGGTNNRGWQIGGNYAIARNTILGFRWLSAEEIASAPFSVDRGFIDLMTRF